From one Streptomyces sp. NBC_01478 genomic stretch:
- a CDS encoding cupin domain-containing protein: MRTAFRTAVTGSVAAAALLVGGTAQATPAGPGVTARLISQTTIGDTDYTLREITIPPGQATGWHYHDGPLYGFVKQGTLSHFDSGCASDGVYRAGSPIQEPAGSGNVHIGRNLGNTPLVLDVLYVLPHGSPFSEDAPNPGCPFE; this comes from the coding sequence ATGCGCACCGCGTTCCGTACCGCCGTCACCGGGTCGGTGGCCGCCGCCGCTCTGCTGGTCGGCGGCACCGCCCAGGCGACACCCGCCGGCCCCGGAGTCACCGCCCGGCTGATCAGCCAGACCACCATCGGCGACACCGACTACACCCTGCGCGAGATCACCATTCCGCCCGGCCAGGCGACCGGCTGGCACTACCACGACGGCCCGCTGTACGGCTTCGTCAAGCAGGGCACGCTCAGCCACTTCGACTCCGGTTGCGCCTCCGACGGCGTGTACCGGGCGGGCAGTCCCATCCAGGAGCCGGCCGGTTCGGGCAACGTGCACATCGGCCGCAATCTGGGGAACACCCCTCTCGTCCTCGACGTGCTGTACGTGCTGCCGCACGGATCGCCGTTCTCGGAGGACGCGCCGAACCCCGGCTGCCCCTTCGAGTAG
- a CDS encoding ATP-binding SpoIIE family protein phosphatase: MEQASATAVINARGIVTGWSEGARTLTGYPAEEAVGRSVGALLAEPPSTPAVAALTGTLVLRHRDGTPLPLTVRACAVLGADGAPDGYVITADPPLAPTLAERAFQQASMSLSVFDTEQRYLRLNDVACRVMGVPEDVLIGRYFPESVEDAEHSRGFLRNLRLVAETGRPVRYDSWAGAPALNREHAWSIEMWPVKDAAGELGGVALAAFDSTEQYLARQRLALLNEAAAGIGTTLDVVRTAEELVELLVPRYADFASVDLLEWVLGADEPQMDLDDRIVLRRVAHGSATEGTPEAAMHLSEADVYPPFSPPARALRSGRAVLSQAGEPDFVRWVAERNARSPAARAYRKGVHSMIAVPLRARGTTLGVAVGVRMAHPDDYVADDAVLAEEVASRAAVCIDNARRFARERSTALALQHSLLPRDLPGQAAVEVAHRYLPCGSLAGIGGDWFDVIPLSGSRVALVVGDVVGHGIASSATMGRLCTAVRTLADVDLPPDELLTHLDDLVTHLATDDTGDEVAELGATCLYAVYDPVSRRLTMAAAGHPPPAVVLPDGTASLVPMAAGPPLGVGGLPFEAVELELPEGAVVALYTDGLIEDRDRDIDHATAELCRALTASAASLDALCDSVLKAVMPEEPSDDVALLLVRTRALGADRVATWDIEPDPAHVARARQAATEQLTAWGLDEESFVTELVVSELVTNAIRYGEPPVQLRLIRDRALICEVSDGSSTSPHLRRAHAYDEGGRGLLLVAQLTQRWGSRQTDGGKTIWAEQPLPPD, from the coding sequence ATGGAGCAGGCCTCCGCCACGGCGGTCATCAATGCCCGAGGCATCGTGACGGGGTGGAGCGAGGGTGCCCGGACACTGACGGGATACCCGGCCGAGGAGGCCGTGGGCCGGTCGGTGGGGGCACTGCTCGCCGAACCCCCCTCGACCCCGGCCGTCGCCGCGCTGACGGGCACGCTGGTCCTACGACACCGGGACGGAACGCCGCTCCCGCTCACCGTGCGGGCCTGCGCGGTGCTCGGTGCGGACGGCGCACCGGACGGATACGTCATTACCGCCGACCCTCCCCTCGCGCCCACGCTGGCGGAGCGGGCCTTCCAGCAGGCGTCGATGTCGCTCTCCGTCTTCGACACCGAGCAGCGCTACCTCCGCCTCAACGACGTCGCCTGCCGCGTGATGGGCGTGCCCGAGGACGTCCTGATCGGCCGGTACTTCCCGGAGAGTGTCGAGGACGCCGAGCACAGCCGGGGCTTCCTGCGAAACCTGCGCCTGGTCGCCGAGACGGGCAGACCGGTCCGCTACGACAGTTGGGCGGGCGCTCCGGCCCTGAACCGGGAGCACGCCTGGAGCATCGAGATGTGGCCCGTCAAGGACGCCGCCGGTGAGCTGGGCGGGGTCGCCCTCGCGGCGTTCGACAGCACCGAGCAGTACCTCGCCCGACAGCGGCTGGCCCTGCTCAACGAAGCGGCGGCCGGCATCGGCACCACCCTCGACGTGGTGCGCACCGCCGAGGAACTGGTGGAACTGCTGGTGCCGCGCTACGCCGACTTCGCCAGCGTGGACCTCCTGGAGTGGGTGCTCGGCGCGGACGAACCGCAGATGGACCTCGACGACCGGATCGTGCTGCGCCGGGTCGCCCACGGCTCCGCCACCGAGGGCACCCCCGAGGCGGCGATGCACCTGTCCGAGGCGGACGTCTACCCGCCGTTCTCACCGCCCGCGCGTGCGCTGCGGTCGGGCCGGGCCGTCCTGAGCCAGGCGGGCGAACCCGACTTCGTCCGCTGGGTGGCGGAACGCAACGCGCGCAGCCCCGCCGCCCGCGCGTACCGCAAGGGCGTCCACTCGATGATCGCGGTGCCGCTCCGGGCACGCGGCACCACACTCGGTGTCGCGGTCGGCGTCCGCATGGCCCACCCCGACGACTACGTGGCCGACGACGCCGTACTCGCCGAGGAGGTGGCCAGCCGCGCCGCCGTCTGCATCGACAACGCGCGCCGCTTCGCCCGCGAGCGCTCCACCGCACTCGCCCTCCAACACAGCCTGCTGCCCAGGGACTTGCCCGGGCAGGCGGCGGTCGAGGTGGCCCACCGCTATCTGCCCTGCGGGTCGCTCGCGGGCATCGGCGGCGACTGGTTCGACGTGATCCCGCTGTCCGGCAGCCGGGTCGCCCTGGTCGTCGGCGACGTCGTCGGACACGGCATCGCGTCCTCGGCGACCATGGGCCGCCTCTGCACCGCCGTCCGCACCCTCGCCGACGTGGACCTGCCGCCCGACGAACTCCTCACCCACCTCGACGACCTGGTCACCCACCTCGCGACGGACGACACCGGCGACGAGGTCGCGGAACTCGGTGCCACCTGCCTCTACGCCGTCTACGACCCGGTATCGCGCCGCCTCACCATGGCCGCCGCCGGACATCCACCGCCGGCCGTCGTGCTGCCCGACGGGACCGCGAGCCTCGTCCCCATGGCCGCGGGACCACCGCTCGGGGTCGGCGGACTGCCTTTCGAGGCAGTGGAGTTGGAGCTGCCCGAGGGGGCCGTCGTCGCCCTGTACACGGACGGCCTGATCGAGGACCGCGACCGCGACATCGACCACGCCACCGCCGAACTGTGCCGCGCCCTCACCGCGTCCGCCGCATCGCTGGACGCGCTGTGCGACTCGGTGCTGAAGGCCGTGATGCCGGAGGAGCCCAGCGACGACGTGGCCCTCCTGCTGGTGCGCACCCGGGCGCTCGGCGCCGACCGGGTCGCCACCTGGGACATCGAACCCGACCCCGCGCACGTGGCCCGGGCCCGGCAGGCCGCCACCGAGCAACTCACCGCCTGGGGGCTGGACGAGGAGTCCTTCGTCACCGAACTCGTCGTCAGCGAACTCGTCACCAACGCCATCCGGTACGGCGAACCGCCCGTCCAGCTCCGGCTGATCCGAGACCGCGCCCTCATCTGCGAGGTCTCCGACGGCAGTTCCACCTCACCGCATCTGCGCCGCGCCCACGCCTACGACGAGGGCGGACGCGGACTCCTCCTCGTCGCGCAGCTCACCCAGCGCTGGGGCAGCCGGCAGACAGACGGCGGCAAGACCATCTGGGCCGAACAGCCGCTGCCGCCGGACTGA
- a CDS encoding peroxiredoxin, with amino-acid sequence MSGRPSVGDKIEDFTLPDETGAERSLTELLAEGPVVLFFYPAALSAGCTAEACHFRDLAAEFAAVGARPVGISGDTVDKQHEFAGKHTLGMPLLSDADGTIRERFGVKRGFSLAPTKRATFVIGEDRTILEVVSSELRMNTHADRALDALRARRT; translated from the coding sequence ATGAGCGGTCGCCCGAGCGTCGGTGACAAGATCGAGGACTTCACGCTGCCGGACGAGACCGGCGCCGAGCGCAGCCTCACGGAACTGCTCGCCGAGGGACCGGTGGTGCTGTTCTTCTATCCGGCCGCCCTGTCCGCCGGCTGCACCGCCGAGGCCTGCCATTTCCGTGATCTGGCGGCCGAGTTCGCGGCGGTCGGCGCGCGGCCCGTCGGCATCAGCGGTGACACGGTCGACAAGCAGCACGAGTTCGCCGGGAAACACACCCTCGGCATGCCGCTCCTCTCGGACGCCGACGGGACGATCCGCGAGCGGTTCGGGGTGAAACGCGGATTCTCGCTCGCGCCCACCAAGAGGGCCACTTTCGTCATCGGAGAGGACCGCACGATCCTGGAGGTCGTCTCCAGCGAACTGCGGATGAACACCCACGCCGACCGGGCCCTCGACGCACTCCGAGCCCGCCGGACCTGA
- a CDS encoding DoxX family protein has product MSRSERSSLLLAGLLATAGVAHLASPRQFDATIPSVLPGKPRTWTYASGVVELALAAGIAAPRSRRTAALAAAGFFVGVFPANVKMALDWRDRPTPQRAAALGRLPLQVPLVLWARSVAKNGEGQS; this is encoded by the coding sequence GTGTCCCGGTCCGAACGCTCATCGCTGCTGCTCGCCGGTCTGTTGGCGACCGCGGGGGTCGCCCACCTCGCCTCGCCGAGACAGTTCGACGCGACGATCCCGAGCGTCCTGCCGGGGAAGCCCCGGACCTGGACGTACGCGAGCGGGGTCGTCGAGCTGGCGCTGGCCGCCGGGATAGCGGCACCGCGTTCCCGGCGTACGGCCGCGCTCGCTGCGGCGGGCTTCTTCGTGGGGGTGTTCCCCGCCAACGTGAAGATGGCGCTGGACTGGCGGGACCGCCCGACCCCGCAGCGAGCGGCGGCCCTCGGGCGACTGCCCCTGCAGGTGCCCCTCGTACTGTGGGCCCGTAGTGTCGCGAAGAATGGGGAGGGACAGTCATGA
- a CDS encoding acyl-CoA dehydrogenase family protein, with protein sequence MDFELTEDQETIRKSVAGLLRDFDDQYWMAKDQAHEFPTEFYDTVAAGGWLGITIPEEYGGHGLGITEASLLLEEVARSGGGMNAASAIHLSIFGMHPVVVHGSEELKRRTLPRIANGDLHVCFGVTEPGAGLDTASITTYARRDGDHYVVSGRKVWISKAMESEKILLLTRTSKADEVARKTDGMTLFLADIDRDRIDVRPIPKMGRNAVTSNELFIDDLRIPVEDRVGEEGQGFRYLLDGLNPERMLIAAEALGIGRASLDKAVRYAKERVVFGRPIGMNQGIQFPLADSLAHLDAAELVLRKATWLYDNGRPCGREANTAKYLCADAGFTAADRALQTHGGMGYSEEYGVSRYFREARLMRIAPISQEMILNYLGSHTLGLPRSY encoded by the coding sequence ATGGACTTCGAACTGACCGAGGACCAGGAAACGATCCGCAAGTCCGTCGCCGGGCTGCTGCGCGACTTCGACGACCAGTACTGGATGGCGAAGGACCAGGCGCACGAGTTCCCGACGGAGTTCTACGACACCGTCGCGGCCGGCGGCTGGCTAGGGATCACGATCCCGGAGGAGTACGGCGGCCACGGCCTCGGCATCACCGAGGCCAGCCTGCTGCTGGAGGAAGTGGCGCGGTCGGGCGGCGGCATGAACGCGGCGAGCGCGATCCATCTCTCCATCTTCGGCATGCATCCGGTGGTGGTGCACGGCTCCGAGGAGCTGAAGCGCCGCACACTCCCCCGGATCGCGAACGGCGATCTGCACGTCTGTTTCGGCGTCACCGAACCGGGCGCCGGACTCGACACCGCGAGCATCACGACGTACGCACGACGGGACGGCGACCACTACGTCGTGAGCGGCCGCAAGGTGTGGATCTCCAAGGCGATGGAGTCGGAGAAGATCCTTCTCCTGACCCGGACCAGCAAGGCGGACGAGGTCGCCAGGAAGACCGACGGGATGACCCTCTTCCTGGCGGACATCGACCGCGACCGGATCGACGTCCGCCCGATCCCGAAAATGGGCCGCAACGCGGTCACCTCGAACGAACTCTTCATCGACGACCTGCGCATCCCCGTCGAGGACCGCGTCGGCGAGGAGGGCCAGGGCTTCCGCTACCTCCTCGACGGCCTCAACCCGGAACGCATGCTGATCGCCGCGGAGGCCCTCGGCATCGGCCGGGCCTCGCTCGACAAGGCGGTGCGGTACGCCAAGGAGCGGGTCGTCTTCGGCCGCCCGATCGGCATGAACCAGGGCATCCAGTTCCCCCTCGCGGACTCCCTGGCCCACCTCGACGCCGCCGAACTCGTGCTGCGCAAAGCGACATGGCTGTACGACAACGGGAGGCCCTGCGGGCGGGAGGCGAACACCGCCAAGTATCTGTGCGCCGACGCCGGGTTCACGGCCGCCGACCGGGCCCTGCAGACCCACGGGGGCATGGGCTACTCCGAGGAGTACGGCGTGTCCCGCTACTTCCGCGAGGCCCGCCTCATGCGCATCGCGCCGATCAGTCAGGAAATGATCCTGAACTACCTGGGATCACACACGCTGGGACTCCCGAGGAGCTACTGA
- a CDS encoding SDR family NAD(P)-dependent oxidoreductase, with product MTDSTGLFDLTGRSALVTGAGGGIGSAVAEALARAGAAVLVTDVDESAAAAVAGKISAAGLTADSAALDVRDRSAADAAVARAAALADGTLHILVNNAGVIAPAMFDKLEEEAFRRVLDIHVMGAFHCAQAALPFLPDDGTGRIINVTSSAGLVGTLGQVNYSAAKAGIIGLTKSLARELARRRVLVNALAPLAATPMTETIRTDEKFSARMLARIPLGRWAEPAEVAGSFVFLASDAASFITGQVLPVDGGMVI from the coding sequence ATGACCGACAGCACAGGGTTGTTCGACCTCACGGGCCGGTCGGCACTGGTCACCGGGGCCGGGGGCGGCATCGGTTCCGCGGTCGCCGAGGCGCTGGCGCGCGCGGGTGCCGCGGTGCTGGTGACCGACGTCGACGAGTCGGCCGCCGCGGCCGTCGCGGGGAAGATCAGTGCCGCGGGCCTGACGGCGGACAGCGCCGCGCTCGACGTACGGGACCGGTCCGCCGCCGACGCTGCCGTGGCGCGCGCTGCGGCGCTCGCCGACGGGACGCTGCACATCCTCGTGAACAACGCCGGGGTCATCGCGCCGGCCATGTTCGACAAGCTGGAGGAGGAGGCGTTCCGGCGGGTCCTCGACATCCATGTGATGGGCGCCTTCCACTGCGCGCAGGCGGCGCTGCCGTTCCTGCCGGACGACGGCACGGGCCGGATCATCAACGTCACGTCGTCGGCGGGGCTGGTCGGCACGCTCGGGCAGGTCAACTACTCGGCCGCGAAGGCGGGGATCATCGGGCTGACGAAGTCGCTGGCCCGCGAACTGGCGCGCCGGCGGGTGCTGGTCAACGCGCTCGCCCCGCTGGCCGCCACACCCATGACGGAGACCATCCGCACCGACGAGAAGTTCTCGGCCCGGATGCTGGCCCGGATTCCGCTGGGCCGGTGGGCCGAACCCGCGGAGGTCGCGGGCAGTTTCGTGTTCCTCGCCTCGGACGCCGCCTCCTTCATCACCGGGCAGGTGCTGCCGGTGGACGGCGGCATGGTGATTTGA
- a CDS encoding RNA-guided endonuclease InsQ/TnpB family protein, with protein MDAGHARYTYRLRLSSTARTALVAEWARCRWIWNECCARSQKAHADEERCGPARLDKMLTEARTANAWLREGSSVPQQQTIRDFAKSRAKALNDITARLPQQRRAGMPKCKKKHAADPTLNYTRRGFRLKGGRLHLAGGIVLSVVWSRGLPKPPSSVRVYRDSLGHWYASFVVATTTEALPATGRVIGIDWGVKETATTTSDAHDLPHPQHGKTATARLARYQKQMARRCIPRGKRQSKGYRQAQAQAAKVHKKAARQRQDTARKWAKTIVRDFDQLAVEDFRPKFLAKSTMARKAADAAISTTKTALLDMSRKHGRTVHLVNSAHTTMDCAQCGARTKHALPLSERTYTCAACGTVSPRDKNSARVMLVRAGLNPAGADRVRAAGPPVHSQREPGIPHL; from the coding sequence ATGGATGCCGGACATGCCCGGTACACCTATCGGCTTCGCCTGTCTTCGACCGCCCGTACCGCGCTGGTGGCGGAGTGGGCGCGCTGCCGGTGGATCTGGAACGAGTGCTGCGCCCGCTCCCAAAAGGCGCACGCCGACGAGGAGAGGTGCGGCCCGGCCCGCCTCGACAAGATGCTGACCGAGGCCCGCACCGCGAACGCCTGGCTGCGCGAAGGCAGCTCGGTGCCGCAACAGCAGACGATCCGCGACTTCGCCAAGTCCCGCGCCAAGGCCCTGAACGACATCACGGCCCGGCTGCCGCAGCAACGGCGGGCCGGGATGCCGAAGTGCAAGAAGAAGCACGCGGCCGACCCGACCCTGAACTACACGCGGCGCGGGTTCCGCCTCAAGGGCGGGCGTCTGCATCTCGCGGGCGGGATCGTGCTTAGTGTGGTGTGGTCGCGGGGACTGCCCAAGCCGCCGTCCTCCGTCCGCGTCTACCGAGACAGCCTCGGCCACTGGTACGCCTCGTTCGTCGTGGCGACCACCACCGAGGCCCTGCCTGCCACCGGCCGGGTGATCGGCATCGACTGGGGAGTGAAGGAAACCGCGACCACCACCAGCGACGCCCACGACCTCCCGCATCCACAGCACGGCAAGACCGCCACCGCCCGCCTCGCCCGTTACCAGAAGCAGATGGCCCGCCGCTGTATCCCCAGAGGTAAGCGGCAGTCCAAGGGCTACCGGCAGGCACAGGCCCAGGCCGCGAAGGTCCACAAGAAGGCCGCCCGGCAACGGCAGGACACCGCCCGCAAGTGGGCCAAAACCATCGTTCGCGACTTCGACCAGCTCGCGGTCGAGGACTTCCGCCCGAAGTTCCTGGCGAAGTCCACGATGGCCCGCAAGGCAGCGGATGCCGCGATCAGCACGACGAAGACGGCCCTGCTGGACATGAGCCGCAAGCACGGCCGGACCGTGCACCTCGTAAACTCCGCGCACACCACCATGGACTGCGCGCAGTGCGGAGCGAGAACCAAGCACGCACTTCCTCTTTCGGAACGTACCTACACCTGCGCCGCGTGCGGAACCGTGTCCCCCAGGGACAAGAACTCCGCCCGCGTGATGCTCGTCCGGGCTGGTCTCAACCCGGCTGGTGCTGATCGTGTAAGAGCTGCCGGACCGCCGGTCCACAGCCAACGTGAGCCAGGAATCCCCCACCTTTAG
- a CDS encoding Arc family DNA-binding protein, giving the protein MDEETKITLRLPTELHRWLTAQAKSARRSLNSEIVYRLEGERDAAVADTDSP; this is encoded by the coding sequence ATGGATGAAGAAACAAAGATCACGCTCAGGCTCCCCACGGAACTGCACCGGTGGCTCACCGCTCAGGCCAAGTCCGCCCGCAGGTCCCTCAACTCCGAGATCGTCTACCGGCTGGAGGGTGAGCGAGACGCCGCCGTTGCGGACACCGACTCACCCTGA
- a CDS encoding FadR/GntR family transcriptional regulator: MQSAEHPSRTVRGRAAAGGPRPRFDTLTVPKASDVLAAEVRERILSGEFTEGMALPPERQLVEQTGLSRATVREALRVLEVERLLEIRPGRGGGAFVHRPGRESLADTVRLVIRGQRIRLEDLHETREAIEPACAALAARRRTDADLAELDDAHTDLVAAGEDIQRFLRANIRWHNAVARAGENDLLIGFMSALSQSIHAATNIERFMDADIRKLTARAHARITEAIRDRDSEAATRRMTRHVCGFARAAAEVDHRDGVELTDPEN, translated from the coding sequence GTGCAGAGCGCCGAGCACCCTTCCCGTACCGTCCGGGGGCGCGCCGCGGCCGGTGGACCCCGGCCGCGCTTCGACACGCTCACCGTCCCCAAGGCCTCGGACGTGCTGGCGGCGGAGGTGCGTGAGCGGATCCTGTCCGGGGAGTTCACGGAGGGCATGGCGCTGCCGCCGGAACGGCAGTTGGTGGAGCAGACGGGGCTGAGCCGGGCGACGGTGCGCGAGGCGCTGCGCGTCCTGGAGGTCGAACGGCTGCTGGAGATCAGGCCGGGACGCGGGGGCGGTGCCTTCGTGCACCGGCCGGGACGCGAATCGCTCGCCGACACCGTGCGGTTGGTGATCCGGGGGCAGCGGATCCGACTGGAGGACCTGCACGAGACCCGGGAGGCGATCGAGCCCGCGTGCGCGGCACTGGCGGCCAGACGCCGGACGGACGCCGACCTCGCGGAGCTGGACGACGCCCACACGGACCTCGTCGCGGCGGGCGAGGACATCCAGCGCTTCCTGCGCGCCAACATCCGCTGGCACAACGCCGTGGCGAGGGCCGGTGAGAACGATCTTCTCATCGGGTTCATGAGCGCTCTCTCGCAGTCGATCCACGCGGCCACCAACATCGAGCGGTTCATGGACGCGGACATCCGCAAGCTCACGGCCCGCGCGCACGCCCGGATCACCGAGGCCATCCGGGACCGCGACAGCGAGGCGGCGACACGTCGGATGACGCGCCATGTGTGCGGCTTCGCGCGGGCGGCGGCCGAGGTGGACCACCGGGACGGTGTGGAGCTCACCGATCCCGAGAACTGA
- a CDS encoding enoyl-CoA hydratase/isomerase family protein, translating into MSKVSPVLTVAADGDVRIVTLNRPDRLNGVSEELHRRLSEVWRELADDAKARAVVLTGAGRAFSAGGDFDHLLRHHTDPELRERSIRLDRTIQTEMIRFPLPVIAAVNGPAVGLGCSLALACDLVLIAEDAYFADPHISVGLVAGDGGVTLWPMLTSLLRVKEYLFTGDRIPAPKAVELGLANRTVPPDEVMREALTLAHRLAAQPAEALRATKLALAAVVEQVSRGGMEAALMAERATMTSPDHIRIITELASRAERRANPPEER; encoded by the coding sequence ATGAGCAAGGTGAGTCCCGTACTGACCGTCGCCGCCGACGGAGACGTCCGCATCGTCACCCTGAACCGCCCCGACCGGCTGAACGGCGTGTCCGAGGAACTGCACCGACGCCTGTCGGAGGTGTGGCGCGAGCTCGCGGACGACGCGAAGGCCCGTGCCGTCGTCCTCACGGGCGCTGGCCGGGCGTTCAGCGCGGGCGGCGACTTCGACCATCTCCTACGGCACCACACCGACCCGGAGCTGCGGGAGCGGTCGATCCGCCTCGACCGCACCATCCAGACCGAGATGATCCGCTTCCCGCTGCCCGTGATCGCCGCCGTCAACGGCCCGGCGGTGGGCCTGGGTTGCAGCCTCGCCCTCGCCTGCGACCTGGTGCTGATCGCCGAGGACGCCTACTTCGCGGACCCGCACATCTCGGTCGGCCTGGTGGCCGGCGACGGCGGGGTCACCCTGTGGCCGATGCTCACCAGCCTGCTGCGCGTGAAGGAGTACCTCTTCACCGGGGACCGCATCCCCGCTCCCAAGGCGGTCGAACTCGGCCTCGCCAACCGCACCGTCCCGCCCGACGAGGTGATGCGCGAGGCGCTCACCCTGGCCCACCGGCTCGCGGCGCAGCCCGCCGAGGCCCTCCGCGCCACCAAGCTGGCCCTCGCCGCGGTCGTCGAGCAGGTGTCGCGCGGCGGCATGGAGGCGGCGCTGATGGCCGAACGGGCCACGATGACCAGCCCGGACCACATCCGCATCATCACCGAGCTCGCGTCCCGCGCCGAACGGCGCGCGAACCCCCCTGAGGAGCGCTGA